The following are encoded together in the Penicillium digitatum chromosome 3, complete sequence genome:
- a CDS encoding Mitochondrial Hsp70 chaperone (Ssc70), putative, which produces MLPRTITRALPRAAFARTPASRLPSSFRRWNSTEGGEEKVKGQVVGIDLGTTNSAVAVMEGKSPKIIENAEGARTTPSVVGFAQDGERLVGIAAKRQAVVNPENTLFATKRLIGRKYTDVEVQRDIKEVPYKIVQHTNGDAWVEARGQKYSPSQVGGFILNKMKETAEAYLGKPVKNAVVTVPAYFNDSQRQATKDAGQIAGLNVLRVVNEPTAAALAYGMEKEADRVVAVYDLGGGTFDISVLEIQKGVFEVKSTNGDTHLGGEDFDIHLVRNIVSEFKKETGVDLTGDRMAIQRIREAAEKAKIELSSSLQTEISLPFITAGANGALHITQKMTRAQLEALVDPLISRTTEPVRKALKDANLQSGDIQDIILVGGMTRMPKVTESVKAIFGREPSKSVNPDEAVAIGAAIQGAVLAGEVTDVLLLDVTPLSLGIETLGGVFTRLINRNTTIPTKKSQTFSTAADMQTAVEIKVYQGERELVRDNKMLGNFQLVGIPPAHRGVPQIEVTFDIDADSIVHVNAKDKSTNKDQSITIASGSGLSDAEIQSMVEESEKYAETDKERKAAIEAANRADSVLNDTEKALKDFEDRLDKAEAETIKEKIATLREFVVKSQSGESTTTAEELKAKVDDLQTASLTLFDKMHKANNEQQQQQQPGAEQQGENKQ; this is translated from the exons ATGCTTCCTCGCACAATCACCCGCGCA CTCCCGCGCGCTGCTTTCGCTCGCACTCCTGCCTCCAGACTCCCTTCCTCATTCCGGAGATGGAACTCCACAGAGGGTGGTGAGGAGAAGGTTAAGGGCCAGGTCGTCGGTATTGATCTCG GTACTACCAACTCAGCCGTCGCTGTTATGGAGGGCAAGTCCCCTAAGATCATTGAGAACGCCGAAG GTGCTCGCACTACCCCCTCCGTTGTTGGATTCGCCCAGGATGGCGAGCGCTTGGTCGGCATTGCCGCTAAGCGTCAGGCTGTCGTCAACCCCGAGAACACTCTGTTTGCTACCAAACGTCTGATCGGTCGCAAGTACACCGATGTCGAGGTTCAGCGTGACATTAAGGAGGTTCCCTACAAGATTGTCCAGCACACCAACGGCGACGCCTGGGTTGAGGCTCGTGGCCAGAAGTACTCTCCTTCCCAGGTTGGTGGGTTCATCCTCAACAAGATGAAGGAGACCGCCGAGGCCTACCTCGGCAAGCCCGTCAAGAACGCCGTCGTTACTGTTCCCGCATACTTCAACGACTCCCAGCGTCAGGCTACCAAGGATGCTGGTCAGATTGCAGGCCTGAACGTTCTCCGTGTTGTAAATGAGCCTACCGCCGCTGCTCTTGCCTACGGTatggagaaggaggctgATCGTGTCGTCGCTGTCTACgatctcggtggtggtaccTTCGATATTTCCGTCCTTGAGATCCAGAAGGGTGTCTTCGAGGTCAAGTCCACCAACGGTGACACTCACCTTGGTGGTGAGGACTTCGATATTCACCTCGTCCGCAACATCGTCAGCGAGTTCAAGAAGGAGACCGGTGTCGACCTTACCGGCGACCGTATGGCCATCCAGCGTATCCGTGAGGCcgccgagaaggccaagaTCGAGCTTTCCTCTTCCCTCCAGACTGAGATCAGTCTTCCCTTTATCACTGCTGGCGCCAACGGTGCCTTGCACATTACCCAGAAGATGACCCGTGCTCAGCTCGAGGCCCTAGTTGACCCCCTCATCAGCCGCACCACTGAGCCCGTCCGCAAGGCCCTGAAGGACGCCAACCTCCAGTCTGGCGACATCCAGGACATCATCCTTGTCGGTGGTATGACCCGCATGCCTAAGGTCACTGAGTCTGTCAAGGCCATCTTCGGCCGCGAGCCCTCAAAGTCCGTCAACCCTGACGAGGCTGTTGCCATTGGTGCCGCTATTCAGGGTGCTGTCCTGGCTGGTGAGGTTACTGACGTTCTCCTGCTCGATGTCACTCCTCTTTCCCTCGGTATTGAGACCCTCGGCGGTGTCTTCACCCGTCTGATCAACCGCAACACTACCATCCCCACCAAGAAGTCCCAGACCTTCTCCACCGCTGCTGACATGCAGACCGCTGTCGAGATCAAGGTCTACCAGGGTGAGCGTGAGCTCGTCCGTGACAACAAGATGCTCGGTAACTTCCAGCTTGTTGGCATTCCTCCCGCTCACCGCGGTGTTCCCCAGATTGAGGTCACTTTCGACATCGACGCTGACTCCATCGTTCACGTCAACGCTAAGGACAAGTCTACCAACAAGGATCAGTCCATCACCATTGCCTCCGGTTCCGGTCTTTCTGACGCCGAGATCCAATCCATGGTCGAGGAGTCGGAGAAGTACGCTGAGACAGATAAGGAGCGCAAGGCTGCCATTGAGGCCGCCAACCGCGCTGACAGCGTCCTGAACGATACTGAGAAGGCCCTCAAGGACTTTGAGGACCGTCTTGACAAGGCCGAAGCCGAGActatcaaggagaagattgcCACTCTCCGCGAGTTTGTTGTCAAGAGCCAGTCTGGCGAGAGCACCACTACTGCTGAGGAGCTCAAGGCCAAGGTCGACGACCTCCAGACTGCTAGCTTGACCCTCTTCGACAAGATGCACAAGGCCAACAacgagcagcagcaacagcagcagcccGGTGCTGAGCAGCAGGGTGAGAACAAGCAGTAA
- a CDS encoding WD40/YVTN repeat-like-containing domain has product MTSDSTLLHRPTEALILPTKRRFFPFKIPNFHTQLRNYISTVDPDRIYVVVERIVYSIHISGQKRETVAVIPFEPRCLVAGHGWIVVGGPENGECAFIRIGDRGMQIHGDAPFQADVDSAFPLDLDQSSMTSGDFSGESASTRYRSSRSSPEVELHRFGGSIVNSVTIHRFYGASEDLADEDVVVLSNNDRTVTVYSLTREKVLKVLHHSTCMNYATISPDSKLLTAVGDENHAYFYEITRDLESSGTTEFGAKLTGWEWELINRLEMNLGLRAEDACCFTVAFSPSSRLCAIGSQSGIITIIDVETIYKNFGDFDDDSAVLCQFSASRSCAEGGAVRCMAFSPEPWDLLVWLEAHGRAGVVDVRQHFMRRQILHLDSDDPQLQEVYTDFSTENLERNPMGDDLLETPPRVRLDHEDFSIGRNGEQTERSSLRESLIQDLTERERLIMEFLNTARWTSRLEEGLTERPERSARASNQPQLVAWSQNQGSTDGTIHSNRPTSPLHRYDPSDVSRDRQLGRTASNPRSQSSVVVSQGSRSSEAMSSHDRQSGITLSYSTSHSDLAPPRSEVISQSGADPEAANNEASILSEAIEPSNRSLDIHSLNHRSRQSSSIPQRIERLQTGTERRHDNSRLTTYEIRANVVAERLRRQRQIANETHSPRWIRNIINDLPDRNLTSGCGAEEPDSTAGVGWGADGRTLYIATLEGIFEFPLDIHDRKTFPVFSCR; this is encoded by the exons ATGACCTCAGATTCGACTCTCTT ACATCGCCCAACCGAGGCTCTCATTCTCCCAACTAAGCGACGCTTCTTCCCATTCAAGATCCCTAACTT TCACACACAGCTTCGCAACTACATCAGTACTGTGGATCCCGATCGCATTTATGTCGTCGTCGAGAGAATCGTGTATTCAATACACATATCGGGACAAAAACGCGAGACTGTAGCGGTCATCCCATTTGAGCCGCGCTGTCTGGTCGCTGGACATGGTTGGATAGTAGTGGGGGGTCCAGAAAATGGCGAATGTGCATTCATTCGCATCGGCGATCGCGGAATGCAGATCCATGGCGATGCACCCTTCCAAGCTGATGTAGATAGTGCATTCCCCCTCGATCTCGACCAGTCAAGCATGACATCGGGGGATTTCAGTGGCGAATCTGCGTCAACCCGGTATCGGAGCAGCAGGTCATCCCCCGAAGTTGAGCTCCACCGATTCGGTGGGAGTATTGTCAATTCAGTGACCATCCATCGCTTCTATGGTGCCAGTGAGGATTTAGCGGATGAAGATGTCGTGGTGCTGAG CAATAATGATCGGACAGTCACGGTATATTCCCTGACTCGCGAGAAAGTCTTGAAGGTCCTTCATCATTCCACTTGTATGAACTATGCGACGATTTCCCCTGACTCTAAACTGCTCACAGCAGTAGGGGATGAGAATCACGCCTACTTTTATGAAATTACTCGCGATTTGGAATCTTCTGGGACAACCGAATTCGGTGCGAAGCTCACGGGGTGGGAATGGGAGCTTATCAATCGTCTGGAGATGAATCTTGGCCTGCGGGCGGAAGATGCGTGCTGCTTCACCGTTGCTTTCTCGCCATCCAGCCGCTTGTGTGCCATCGGATCCCAATCTGGCATCATCACAATTATCGACGTCGAGACCATCTACAAGAACTTTGGTGATTTCGATGACGACTCCGCTGTTCTTTGTCAATTCTCGGCGTCAAGATCATGCGCCGAAGGTGGTGCCGTTCGTTGCATGGCTTTTTCGCCCGAGCCGTGGGACCTTCTTGTTTGGCTGGAGGCCCATGGCAGAGCCGGTGTGGTCGACGTTCGCCAACATTTTATGCGCAGGCAAATTCTCCATTTAGATTCCGATGATCCGCAACTGCAGGAAGTGTACACGGACTTTTCGACAGAGAATCTCGAACGGAACCCAATGGGAGATGATCTTCTGGAGACGCCACCACGAGTGAGACTCGACCACGAAGATTTTTCGATTGGACGGAACGGAGAGCAAACGGAGCGTTCGTCCCTGCGAGAGTCCTTAATTCAAGATCTCACCGAGAGAGAAAGGTTGATTATGGAGTTTTTAAACACGGCACGCTGGACCTCGCGGCTGGAAGAAGGACTCACTGAACGACCAGAACGCTCGGCTAGGGCAAGCAATCAACCTCAACTAGTGGCTTGGTCGCAAAATCAGGGTTCCACAGATGGTACCATTCACTCTAATCGTCCTACTTCACCCCTGCATCGCTACGATCCTTCTGATGTCTCCCGAGATCGCCAACTGGGTCGCACTGCGTCCAATCCAAGAAGCCAGAGCTCGGTGGTGGTATCTCAAGGGAGCCGATCTTCGGAAGCGATGTCCTCCCATGATCGCCAATCGGGTATCACCCTAAGTTATTCCACCTCACATTCAGACCTTGCACCGCCCAGGTCAGAAGTAATATCTCAGAGTGGTGCCGACCCTGAAGCGGCCAACAACGAAGCTAGCATTTTAAGTGAAGCGATTGAACCTTCTAATCGAAGCCTAGACATCCATAGTCTGAACCATCGATCTCGGCAATCAAGCTCCATTCCCCAACGCATCGAACGACTACAAACCGGAACGGAACGAAGACATGATAATTCACGCCTCACCACATATGAGATTCGTGCGAATGTCGTTGCTGAAAGACTTCGGCGTCAGCGCCAGATTGCCAATGAG ACACACTCCCCCCGCTGGATCAGAAACATCATCAATGACCTTCCCGATCGAAATTTAACGAGTGGCTGCGGCGCCGAGGAGCCAGATTCTACTGCTGGAGTTGGCTGGGGCGCAGATGGACGCACATT GTATATCGCAACGCTGGAAGGGATTTTTGAATTCCCGTTGGACATTCACGATCGGAAAACATTTCCCGTCTTCTCTTGCCGTTGA